Genomic window (Mesorhizobium sp. M4B.F.Ca.ET.058.02.1.1):
CAACCTAGCCTCGCGACAGCCTACTAAAAAAGCCAGCAGGATGCGAATGGTTTGGATTCCTTTGTTGTACGACAGTCTGTCTAGGAGGATGTGCACCAGAGCAGGTGTCACGGTTTCCTACTCCGTTGTGCTGGCTTTTTTTCTGCGCCGATTGGTGTGCGACTGCGCGACTGCCATTTTTAGCTCGGGTTTGGCCTCCACAGGTGCATTCTCTGCCCCATGTGAGTTCTGTAGCCCCTCGACGTGGACGGTCGGAAATGGGAGTTCGATGCCCTGCTCCTTGAAGACCTGGCGGAGGCGTACATAGAATTTGCGTTTCATACTGAAGGCGCCTCCCGGTCTTGTTGTGACCTTGACCCTCAATACGATGCCGTACTCGCCGAACTCCTGCACGCCCTGCATCTTGATCGGTGAGAGCACCCAGTGTTTGAATTCGGGATCTTCCGCCAGTTCGAGACCTATTCGCTTGATCAGCTTGCGAGCGAAGTCGATGTCAGTGTTATAGCCAACGGTGATGTTGAATTTGTCGGTGACCCAGTCACGACTCTGGTTCTGGACTGCACCGAGTTCACCGAAAGGTATTGTGAACAGCGGGCCACGATGATGGCGCAGCTTCACCGAGCGCAGCGAAAAGCTTTCCACCGTTCCCACATAGCGGCCCGATGTAATGTATTCGCCAACACGAAACGCATCATCGAGAAGAAAAAACACGCCTGAAATGACGTCCTTGACTATGGTTTGTGCGCCAAATCCCACAGCGACACCAACGACGCCAGCGCCGGCGATCAGCGGGCCGATCTCGATACCCATTGAGGCGAGCATCATCAGCACCGCCATCACGACGATCACGGCGAGCAGAATGTTCTGGATGATCGGCAAAAGTGTGCGCAGCCGCGCCTGTTGCGGATCGAGGGTCGGGACCTCCTCGTCGTCGATCACCGCGTGCGGCGTTTCGATGCCCAGCTTTCGCTCGATCAAGGCTTTGATGATCGACCAGCCGAAGTCGGCTGCAAGCGCAATGACCATGACATTAATCAAGCCGCGCAATATGAGGTTGGTCGTCGTATCGCTGTCCCGCATGGACTGCATGTTCAGACCCCAGACACGCGCGAGAAAGTAAGCCGCCGCCAGGATCAAGATCATCCGGACTCCGCGATCGATGACAGCGATCGTCACCGCCGGAATCGTGGGCCGGCCGGCGTCGTCCGAACCCGGCCGCAGCACGAAATTGACGCCGCGCTGCGTCAGCACGATTGCCAAGGGCAGGAAGAATGCGGCGAAGGTAAACCAGAACAATATATTAAGACCGGCGATGCGCTGCAGGAACAGAACGACGAAATAAGCTGTCAACAACCATGTCGTTGCCGTATGACTGCTTTGGTGCGCACCATCTCGCTGTGTTCTTGGCCGGCGCCAAACGGCAACCAGCAAAAGCAATAGCAGCACGAAATCGGCGCCCGTTGACAGGACCAGCATTCCATCCTGATCGATGCCGAGACCCGGCAAGAGGATAAACGCGGCGGCGAAGAAGGCGAAGACGCCGACGATCCGGGGCAGCCAATAGAACCAATGGTCAGCCGTTTCGTTGGTGACCGGCAAGGCACGAACCTCGACCGCGTTCTCGACGTTCATGAAGGAAGGGACGAGCATGGCTGCCAGGTACATGCGCACAGCCGCTGTACCGACTGCAGCCAGCAGAAATGTCAGCACGATCTCGCGGATAAGCATTGGCCAGTCGAACAACATGAACGCGCCGGCGCTGCCCAGCGCGAACGAGACGATCAGCAGGCTGGAATAAAGCGTGCGACCGCCAATCTTCTTGGCTCGCCCAATGGGCGTATCCTTCGGCTGCGCGATGATCCAAAGACGAAACGGACGGGTCAGCCTGTACGTTGCCCAGGCGAGCGCCACGCCGGCAGCGATGAACATCGCAATCAGCAGAAATACGCCGGGAGGCCCCTTTCTGGACATATCCTGCATGGTCTCTGCCCGAGCGCGCTCAAACTGGTCTGGCAGCAAAGGCAAAGTTCGCACGATTCTTTCGATATGATGCTTGATCCGATCGAGCGTCGATGATGCCATCGTATTCATCTGGCTCGGGGCGACGGCAGCGTTGGACGATGCGCCGGCCGGTGAAGCTCCTGCCGCGGCAGGCGCTGCCGTTGACCCGGCGTCCTGATTTCGTTGTTCGGCCATCCAGGCCTTCACCGACGGATCGTCGAGTAGCTCGAATAGCTGTTTGACCTTTTCAGGCGGGACGGGCGCCGGCGCCTGCGCCTGTGCCGAACCAGCAAACAAGAGGGCGATCCCGAAGACCAGCGGCCCGGCAACCCGGACAAGCATGGCAGTCAGATCTCCGAGAGTTCGTGTCGGACGCCCAACTCCCAATCGTCGAACCAAGAGTGGCATCGTGCTGTAACCTTCCCCTCAAATCGGCAAGCAACGACATCTATGTCCGTCGTTGCGCCTACCTTGAAGAAACCGATGTTGTGGTGCAAGACATCCTTCCGGGCTAGACCGTTGCGCCGGGTACCTAACAGTGTTTATTTTCCCGGCGGGGCAGGGCATTCCGGCCTCGGCCTGGCGTCCCTGACGAACTAAGTGCTTTGAAAGCAGCATCTGCGGCGACCACGCTGGAGGTCGTGGTTGCGCCTCCAAGCTGGCGGCACCGAATGACAGCACAATGTCGTCGCGCTGTGCATTTGGCAAAAGCGTGTGGATTCGATCCCCTCCATCGGTATGCGCTCGAAACACTAGGCAGTGTGTCTGGGTGTATGGCCGCCGCTTGGGACCCTTCAGATGAAGGACATTTGATGGTGTCAGCGAGGACAGGTGCGAGCGCTTTGTGCGAATGTGGCTACATGGAGGGCTTCGGATTCTTGGCGTCCGTGTACACCTCGAGGTACGAGTTTGGGGTGACGAGCGCCATCTGGCCTTTCGCATCGCGCCGGTCGGCGAAGTGTGCATAGGGGTCGACGAGCTCGCGGATGGCGAGGCGATCTGCGCCTTCTTGGGTAATACAAATTGAAAATTGCGCCTTCATGTTTCAAAACAGGTCGGTTGACCCAGGATGGTTTCGAAGCCAGCGGGTCGCTGACGGTCCTCAAGGCGAGAATTCGAAAAGACGTTCAACCATGACCCAACACGCAGAAAACGCCCGAATTCTCATGTACAGCCACGACACGTTCGGGCTCGGCCACCTGCAGCGCTGCCGCACTATCGCGCATTCGCTTGTCGAGAATTTCCACGGACTTCAGGTGCTTATCATTTCGGGTGCAACGATCGCTGGCGCATTCGACTACCGCGCCCGTGTCGACTTCGTGAAGATCCCCAGCGTCATCAAGTTGCGCAATGGCGAATACACCTCGCTGGAAAAGGATATCGATCTGCATGAGACGCTAAGGATGCGCCAGTCGATTATCCGCCACACGGCCGAGACATTCCGGCCGGATATCTTCATCGTCGACAAGGAACCGCTCGGCCTGCGTGGAGAGATTGAGGACACGCTGTCCTACCTCAAGACGCGGGGCACCACGCTCGTTCTCGGCCTGCGCGAGGTGATGGATGCGCCGCATCTGCTCGAAGCGGAGTGGGCACGCAACGATGTGATGCGCAAGATAGGCCTATTCTACGACAAGGTCTGGGCCTATGGTCCGCCGGATTTCTACGATCCGTTGACGGGCTTGGATGTGCCGCCGGCAGTCAGGGCAAAGATGAGGTTCGTCGGTTTCCTGCAACGGAGCCTGCCGCGGAATGAGTTGCCCGGCCACAGGCCCGAGGGCGACTATATCCTCGTTACCACCGGTGGCGGCGGTGACGGCGCCGAACTGATCCACGACGTCATCGATGCCTATCAGCAGGATCCACGATTGCAGCACAGGGCGCTGATCGTGCTTGGGCCTTACATGCCAGCGCGCAAGCGCAACAAGCTGCTCAGGAAGGGGGCCAAGATCCCCTACATCAAGATCATCGAGTTCGACAACCGCATGGAAGACCTGATTGCCGGCGCCAAGGCGGTCGTGGCAATGGGCGGCTACAACACCTATTGCGAGATATTGTCTTTCGACAAGCCGGCGCTGATCGTGCCGCGCGTCGAGCCTCGGGAGGAACAACTGATCCGCGCTCGGCGCGCAGCCGAACTCGGCCTCATCGAGATGCTTTTGCCGGAAGAAGCCAAGGATTCCCAGCGGTTTGCCGATGCACTGGTGATGCTGCCAGACCGGCCCCGCCCATCACAGAGCAATCCGCATCTGACGCTGGAAGGGCTGCCTCATATCTCCGAAATCGTTGCGGAACTGCTCGACCGGCGGGCCGGCCATCACCTTTCGGTCATCGAAGGACTGAACTGAGTTGCAACGTCGCAAGATCGTCGTGGTTCTGAAGGGCTATCCGCGGCTGTCGGAAACCTTCATCGCGCAGGAACTGCTTGGTCTCGAGCGTGCGGGATTCGACCTAGTGATCGTCGCGCTCAGGCGGCCGACCGATGCAAAACGCCACCCCGTGCATGATGAGATCAAAGCGCCCGTCCATTATTTGCCAGAATATCTGCATGACGAGCCGCTGCGCGTCGTTCGCGCGCTGATTGCTTGTCTGCCGCGGCCGGGCTTCTGGCGCGCACTTAGATCGCTGGCTAGCGATATCCCCCGCGACTTTACGCGCAATCGCGTGCGCCGCTTCGGGCAGGCACTCGTGCTGGCGGCCGAATGGCCGCAAGACGCGGGATGGTTGCATGCACATTTCGTGCACACGCCGGCGTCGGTGACGCGCTATGCCAGCCTGCTTCGTGGCCTGCCCTGGAGTTGCTCGGCCCATGCCAAGGACATCTGGACTTCGGCGGACTGGGATCTGGCCGGCAAGCTTTCCTCGGCGCGTTGGACGGTAACCTGCACGAAAACCGGCTTCGACCGCCTGAAGGAGCTCGCCAACGGCAACTCGTCCGTGCATCTGAGCTATCATGGGCTCGACCTTGATCGCTTCGGCAGCTTTGGCGAGGCGCGAAAACAGCATGACGGCTCAGCGCCGGGCGAACCGGTTGTCGTTCTGAGTGTCGGGCGCGCAGTCGAAAAGAAAGGTTACGATACCTTGCTGGAGGCCCTTGCCCTTCTGCCCGCGGATTTGGCGTGGCGTTTCGAGCATATCGGCGGCGGCGAGGAACTGGAACGGCTCAAGGCGCTGGCGCGAAAGCTCGGCCTGGAGGGTCGCGTCTCCTGGAAAGGCGCGCTTGCGCAGAAGGAGGTGCTGGAACACTACCGAAGCGCCGACATTTTCGCCCTGGCCTGCAGGATTACTGCAAATGGTGACCGGGACGGTCTGCCGAATGTTCTGGTGGAGGCGGCCAGCCAGCGGCTTGCCTGCGTGTCGACCGATATTTCCGGCGTGCCGGAGCTTATATCGCCGGACGAAACCGGTCTGCTGGTGCCGACGGAACACCCTATTGCCTTGGCACAGGCGCTGGAGCGTCTGATTCGTGATCCCTTGCTGCGCGCCCGCCTCGGCGAGGCCGCTGAGGGGCGCGTGCGAAGCAATTTCGATCATATGGCAAGCATCGGACAGCTCAAGCAACTGTTCCAGCAGGAGTGGCAGGCTGCCGAATGAAGCGGCTGCGCGCCTTCTTCTATGTCCAGCACCTGCTCGGCATCGGCCATCTCGCGCGCGCCAGCCGCATCGCGGCGGCTTTGGCCGATGACGGGTTTGACGTAACCGTCGTGACCGGCGGAGCGCCGATCGCGGGGTTTCCGGGACCGGGGGTAAAATCTGTGCCCCTGCCAACTGTCACCTCCGGTGATGAAGGATTTTCAGGGTTGGTCGACCTGCAGGGCAAACCCATCGACGATGATTTCAAGAAGTGGCGCTCAGAGATGCTGCTGCAGGCATTCCGGGATTGCAGGCCTGATATCGTCATTATCGAGGCGTTTCCATTTGGACGCCGGCAGATGCGTTTCGAACTCTTGCCGCTGATCGAGGCCATCGAAGCGACGTCGCCCAGACCGCTGCTGGCGACGTCCGTCCGCGATATCCTTCAGGAGCGCGTCAAGCCGGGCCGAAACGAGGAAACGGTCGATCTCATCAACAGGCATTTCGACCTTGTCATGATCCACGGCGACCCGGCTTTCGCAACCATCGACAGGACATTTCCACTGGCTGGGGCGATCACAGCCGAGGTCACCTACACGGGGCTCGTTGCCGCGCCGCCACCGCCCGCGGCCTCCGAGCGCTTCGACGTTCTGGTGTCGGTTGGCGGCGGCGCTGCCGGAAAACACCTGGTCAGCTCCGCCATCGCCGCCGCTAGGAATGCCAACAACGCTTGGAAATGGTGTTTGATCACCGGCCCAAACCTACCGAAAGACGAATTTGACGCGATCGCGCGCGATGCCACGCCGGGTCTGTCCATCTTCCGGTTCCGCGAGGATTTCGCCAGCCTGCTAACCGGCGCCCGCCTGTCAGTTTCGCAGGCGGGTTACAACACGGTCTGCGATGTCCTGCGCGCGGGTTGTCGCTCCCTGCTCGTTCCATTTGCAGCTGGCGCGGAAACCGAACAAACGGTTCGCGCCCTGATGCTCGAAGAACTCGGTCTTGCAACGGTGCTGATGGAAAAGGACCTGTCGCCTGAAGGTCTGGCGCAAGCGATCGAACAGGCGCTTGTGGGACCGACGCCACCCGGGCATCGTCTCGATCTGGAAGGGGCGCGTCACTCGGCGCAAATCCTGCGCGAGCGGTATCGAACCTGGTCCGTAAGATCCTAACGCGGGTCGCGCCTGGATCAGATTCGCGCAACGCGCTTCAAACAGTTCCAATCAGCATGAAGCGCGTATAGTTCTTTGTCGGCAACTCGCCGGAAAACCTGATCTCCCGCAGCGCCGCCATGGCTTCGAAGGCTGCCAGTGAAGCCACGCAGTTGATGTGCGTCGGCTCGCTGAAATAGTCGTTCGATTGCAGAAGCACAGTCGTGCCCCGCGGAAGCAGAGCAAGCCAGGCGCTGAGATCGGCTATGTGTTCGCAGCTTGTATTGACAACCAGGTCAGGTTGCCCGGCCGCATAGTCGAGTGCGTACATATCGTCCGTCAGCGCCCGGAACCGATCGCCGGCTTCCCGGTTGAGGGTCCGGGCGACCGGCGCGACTTCGGGATCGATGTCGATGCTATCGACCGCCGCGATGTCGAAGCGGGCATCGTTGAAAAGCATTGCCGGCAATACGCCGTACCATCCGCCCAGCACCCATATGCGCCCGAACCGGCCGCTGCAACTTTCGAACAGCCTGTCGAGCGCCCACATCTTGCAGGCGACCTGCTTGTGGTTGAAGGCATTGGCGATGTCGGCCTGCGGATGCTTGGCTATGACGCGCGCCAGCCCTGCAACGAGAGGGTGCTTGACATAGGCGGCAATTCCCCGCGTGAGGTCCAGGGCCTGTTCGTGCCCGTCCGTGCCGGCATTGCGTGGTTGCGTGATATCCATCATATTCGCCTTGTATGTTGGGATTTCGGGCGACACAACGCAATCTTGCCTCCGCCTCGCAGGCTTTGAACGTGTCGCCAGCGCTGATTGCCGATGCGCCGTTCACCAGCAGATGCTTTTACTTTGCTTTAGACCGAAGGTTCACAGTCGCATATGGAACCCAGCCTAGCCCGCTATATCTGGAGGCACACCAAGAAGCAGCAGATATGGATATTGCTGATCGTTCTGCTGTCGATGATCCCGTATTTCATGTCCTTCGACCTGCCGAAGCTGATCGTCAACGGCCCGATCCAGGGCAAAGGTTTCGAGCAACCGGGAGCCACCCAGCCATTCATGAGACTGCACTATGACCTGCCGTTCATTGGCGAGGTCCAGTTGTTCTCCGGCTTTCAGCTCGACCGCACGGCAACGCTGCTTGCCCTCAGCGTCGTGTTCCTGTTGCTGGTCGTCATCAACGGCTTGTTCAAACTCTACATCAACACCTACAAGGGCCGCCTCGGCGAACGCATGCTGCGGCGTATCCGCTTCGATCTGGTCGATCGAGTGCTGCGGTTTCCGCCGTTTTACTTCAAACGGGTGAAATCCGCCGAAGTGGCGACCATGGTGAAGGACGAGGTGGAGCCGCTGGGCGGCTTCATCGGCGACGCCTTCCTGCAGCCGGTGCTGCTCGGCGGCCAGGCGCTGACGGCCATGCTGTTCATCATGGTCCAGAATTTCTGGCTCGGAATGATAGCGGTCGTGATCGTGGTGATCCAGATCGTGCTGATCCCGCGAATGCGGCGGCGGCTGATCGTGCTCGGTCGCGAACGGCAGCTGACGGCGCGCGCGCTTTCGGGCCGGGTTGGCGAAATCGTCGACGGCATCGGCGCGGTTCACGTCCACGACACGTCAAACTACGAGCGCGCCGACATAGCTGCCCGGCTCGGGCTCATCTTCAAGATCCGCTTCGATCTTTACCAGTGGAAATTCATGGTAAAGTTCCTCAACAATTTTCTCGCGCAGCTGACGCCCTTCCTGTTCTACATGATCGGCGGGTATCTGGTCATCGAGGGGCGGCTGGACGTCGGCCAGCTCGTGGCCGTGATCGGCGCCTACAAGGACCTGCCCGGACCGATGAAGGAACTGATCGACTGGGATCAGGCGCGGCAGGATGTCCAGGTCAAATATCAGCAGGTGGTCGAACAGTTCACCGTCGACGGTGTCATTGCGCCGACAATCGGGGCATTGACGATCGAAGCCCCCGGTCCGATGACCGACCCGCTGTCGGCGATCGGTCTGTCGATAGCGGACGATGGCGGTGCATTGCTCCTCGACCGTATCTCCGTCCAGGTCAAGCCGGGTGAAACGGTGGCGCTGGTCAGTACCGCAACAGGTGGAGCGGAGGCGCTTGCAGAAGCCTTCGCGCGCCTGAACCGGCCGAAAGGCGGCAAGGTCGCTTCGGGCGCCCACGACCTGCTTGAACTCCCCGAAGCAGTGACCGGCCGGCGCATGTCCTATGCCTCGTCGGATGTTTTCCTGTTCCAGGCAAGCCTCCGCGACAACCTGCTCTACGGGTTGAAGCATGCGCCGCTGACATCGGTGACTTATGACGGTGCTGCGGCAGACCAGCGCCGCTGGAACATCCACGAGGCGCGCCGGTCGGGCAATCCGGATCATGATATCCAAAGCGACTGGATCGACTACGCTTCCGCCGGCGCTACCGGCCCGCACGACCTCTTTGAAGCCGTGCGCCGGGTGCTCGACGCGGTTGTTCTGTCGCGCGACATTCTGGATCTTGGCTTGCGCTCTTCGGCCGACCTGACGCGTCACACGGAGCTTGCCAGGCGAATCGTCGAACTGCGTGCGGCGCTGCGAACGCGGCTGGAACACGAAGGGCTGAGCGGACTGGTGGTTCCGTTCGAACCCGGCGCCTACAACAAGGAAGCAACGATCGGCCAAAACCTGCTCTTCGGCGCTGCCGCCGGCCCCGAACTGGCCGACAGGGCTCTGGCGGCCAATCCCTATTTTGCTTCTGTGCTCAGGCAAGCCGGCCTCGACCGCACGCTCTACGAAATGGGCATGGAGATCGCGGACCAGGCGATCGAGCTGTTTGCCGACCTGCCGCCCGATCACCAGTTCTTCCAGCAGCTCGCCTTCATGAGCGCCGAGGAGATACCCGCTTACGAAACCTTGCTGCAACGGCTCAAGAACCGTGCCTACGAGGCGGTTTCAGAGAACGATCGCGCCATGATCGTCACCTTGAGCTTTGCCTATATCGAGCCCCGGCACCGCTTCGGCCTGCTGAGCGACGAACTGATGAGCAAGATCGTCGCTGCTCGCAACGGGTTCTATGAAAACCTGCCGCCCGAGCTGCAAAACGCGGTCGAACGGTATGATCCTGCCAAATACATTGCCGCGGCTACTGTCATGGACAATGTCCTGTTCGGGCGCGTGGGCAACAACCATCCCGACGCACCGGACCGCATACGCTCCATCGTCTATGCCATTCTTGACGAGCTGGGGCTTTATGCCGAAGTTCTGGATGTCGGTCTGGACTTCAACGTCGGCTCCGGCGGCAGGCGGCTGACCGGTGGACAGCGACAGAAGCTCGATGTTGCCCGCGCCCTGCTCAAGCGTCCCGATTTTCTCATTCTCAACCGGCCGCTGTCGGCGCTCGACCAGCGCATGCAGGATAAGGTGCTGCAAAACGTGCTCGAGGAGGCCAGACGCGACGGCCATTCGCCGGCAATTGTGTGGGTCGTGACGAATCCGGCAATGGGGATGATGTTCGATCGCGTTGTCGTCTTCGACTCGGGCCAATTGGTGGAAGACGGAACACACGAGACACTTTTGGCAGAGAGCGGTATCTTTAAGGAATTGCTATCATAGAGCATTGGACATTCAGATGGGATCATTCTGGCGGTGGGAGCTTGTGGCAAGATCAAGGGATTCGGGTTTCCGGCTGATCGGCCCGCCACCTTTCGCGTGGTTCGTCTCGCCGTCCGGAAACAGAATTGATCCCATCGGGGTGTCGGTTGTTCTAGTCTCGCAGACGTGAATGGGAAGGTTCGCGACAATGCTGCTCAAGGATGAGGTTGGAATGCTGCAACGCGTTCCCTTGTTCTCTGGCATAGAGCCGACAAAGCTCAAGCTGCTTGCGTTCACATCCGATCGCGTGAGCTACAGCGCCGGGCAGATCCTTTTCCGGCAGGGCGATGAGGGCGACGCCGCCTATGTCATCCTTTCAGGCAGGGCGGATATTCTGGTCGATTCCGACAACGGACCGATAAAAGTTGCCGAACTGCTGCCAAATTCGATCGTTGGCGAGATCGCCATATTGTGCAACAGCTCCCGCACGGCCACCGTCAGAGCTGCCAGTCCGGTGGAAGCCTTGAGAATTCGCAAGGATCATTTCCTGAGGCTTATGAAGGAGTTCCCGGAAATGACCATCGAGATGGTTCGGGTTCTTGCCGATCGCCTGAGCCATACGACCGCGGATCTGATCGATGCACGAAGCGCCAAATAACGAATGATTTGCGCTCGATCCTTCGCCGTGATGGCACTGGCCCTCTCACGGACAAGGTCACCAGGAGGAAGACCTGTCTCGCCTAGCAGCAGTTGTTTGGCTACGATGGCCGAGGGGGACTACGAAGGGCTTGCATGGACGACGACGTTTTCCTGGTCAGGTTTTGGGGCGTGCGCGGCAGCATTTCGGTATCGGGGCCAGAATTCTCTCGCTATGGCGGCAACACAAACTGCATTGAGATGCGATGCGGTAAGCATACGCTTCTGTTCGACGCGGGCTCTGGCTTGCGGCCTGCCGGCTGGGCGCTTCGGGCGTCGGGCGTGACCGATACCGACCTGTTTTTCACCCATTGCCATTACGATCACATCATCGGGCTGCCGGCTTTTAAGCCGATCTATGACCGGAGCGTCAAAATCAGGCTCTGGTCCGGGCATCTTGCAGGACGCATGACGACGCGGCAGATGGTAGATGAGTTCATGCGGCCGCCTTGGTTTCCGGTGAGACTGGACGTCTGCAAGGCAAGCCTCGACTACCGCGATTTCGTATCCGGAGACGTGCTTCGGCCGCGCCAAGGGGTGGTGATCCGAACCGGCAGTCTCACCCATCCCGGTGGCTGCATCGGCTACCGGGTCGAATGGGGTGGCCGCGTCGTTGCGGTGATCACAGACACTGAGCACGAGCCGGGCAAACTCGATCAGGCGGTGCTCGGCCTGATCGAAGATGCCGACCTCGTCATTTACGATTGCACCTACACCGAGGAGGAAATGGAGCGCTATCGCGGCAACGGGCACTCGACATGGCAACAGGGCGTCAAGCTCTGTGAGGCCGCCGGCGCGCGGGGGCTTGCGCTGTTTCACCACGATCCGTCGCGCACCGACGATGAGTTGGACGAGATGGAGAAATTGGCCAAAGACAGGTTTGCCGGCGCGTTTGCCGCCCGGGATGGCCAGAGGCTCAAATTTCCAGTCTCATTGCGGAAAAAGCGCTGAACTATTTTCCTTTGCCGGCGCAGCGCCCGATCAATGTCCTGACCGGAAGCCATACACAGGCCTCAGTCTGTGTGGTGACTGTGAGCAGCCGTTCGAGGAAAAGCCAGGCCGATTCATCATGCACGAGATGGTGGGTGAGCAGGCCGACCGGTTGGCCGCCGTCGAATGCATGCCGCAGTTGCGCGATGATGGCCTGAACCAACAGGCCATGATCGCGGCAACCGCGCGTGCCATGCCAATCCATGATGTCGACATTGCTGTTGATGACCGCCAGCGAAGCCGGCTTCGGCGGCCCATAGACCGACAATGCGGCAAATCCTATCGATCCGAGGTCGGGTACCAAGCCGGCGTCGATCCTGTTCCAGGGTGGCACCAGCATCGGAACGGCACGTGCGCCGTGCAGGCCGGCTACGTGCGACAGCCCACGGGCCAGCTCATCGAGCACCGCCTCGCGTGGCCGATGCGGGCCGAGCTCCTGCTTTTTCTGGTCCCCGGGCGCATGATTTCGGTGCGCCCAGCCATGGATGGCGACCGTGGCATGCGGCGTCTCGTCAAGCCGGGCGACAAGCTTCTCATCAGTCAGGGCCGGAATCACGGCCAGGGTGACCGGAATCGCGAATTCACCGGTGAGGTCGAGCAGCCTATCAAGCGCAGGCGTCGGATCCACGGCGTCATCGTCGCGCAGCCAGAACTCTGC
Coding sequences:
- a CDS encoding mechanosensitive ion channel family protein: MLVRVAGPLVFGIALLFAGSAQAQAPAPVPPEKVKQLFELLDDPSVKAWMAEQRNQDAGSTAAPAAAGASPAGASSNAAVAPSQMNTMASSTLDRIKHHIERIVRTLPLLPDQFERARAETMQDMSRKGPPGVFLLIAMFIAAGVALAWATYRLTRPFRLWIIAQPKDTPIGRAKKIGGRTLYSSLLIVSFALGSAGAFMLFDWPMLIREIVLTFLLAAVGTAAVRMYLAAMLVPSFMNVENAVEVRALPVTNETADHWFYWLPRIVGVFAFFAAAFILLPGLGIDQDGMLVLSTGADFVLLLLLLVAVWRRPRTQRDGAHQSSHTATTWLLTAYFVVLFLQRIAGLNILFWFTFAAFFLPLAIVLTQRGVNFVLRPGSDDAGRPTIPAVTIAVIDRGVRMILILAAAYFLARVWGLNMQSMRDSDTTTNLILRGLINVMVIALAADFGWSIIKALIERKLGIETPHAVIDDEEVPTLDPQQARLRTLLPIIQNILLAVIVVMAVLMMLASMGIEIGPLIAGAGVVGVAVGFGAQTIVKDVISGVFFLLDDAFRVGEYITSGRYVGTVESFSLRSVKLRHHRGPLFTIPFGELGAVQNQSRDWVTDKFNITVGYNTDIDFARKLIKRIGLELAEDPEFKHWVLSPIKMQGVQEFGEYGIVLRVKVTTRPGGAFSMKRKFYVRLRQVFKEQGIELPFPTVHVEGLQNSHGAENAPVEAKPELKMAVAQSHTNRRRKKASTTE
- a CDS encoding ABC transporter ATP-binding protein is translated as MEPSLARYIWRHTKKQQIWILLIVLLSMIPYFMSFDLPKLIVNGPIQGKGFEQPGATQPFMRLHYDLPFIGEVQLFSGFQLDRTATLLALSVVFLLLVVINGLFKLYINTYKGRLGERMLRRIRFDLVDRVLRFPPFYFKRVKSAEVATMVKDEVEPLGGFIGDAFLQPVLLGGQALTAMLFIMVQNFWLGMIAVVIVVIQIVLIPRMRRRLIVLGRERQLTARALSGRVGEIVDGIGAVHVHDTSNYERADIAARLGLIFKIRFDLYQWKFMVKFLNNFLAQLTPFLFYMIGGYLVIEGRLDVGQLVAVIGAYKDLPGPMKELIDWDQARQDVQVKYQQVVEQFTVDGVIAPTIGALTIEAPGPMTDPLSAIGLSIADDGGALLLDRISVQVKPGETVALVSTATGGAEALAEAFARLNRPKGGKVASGAHDLLELPEAVTGRRMSYASSDVFLFQASLRDNLLYGLKHAPLTSVTYDGAAADQRRWNIHEARRSGNPDHDIQSDWIDYASAGATGPHDLFEAVRRVLDAVVLSRDILDLGLRSSADLTRHTELARRIVELRAALRTRLEHEGLSGLVVPFEPGAYNKEATIGQNLLFGAAAGPELADRALAANPYFASVLRQAGLDRTLYEMGMEIADQAIELFADLPPDHQFFQQLAFMSAEEIPAYETLLQRLKNRAYEAVSENDRAMIVTLSFAYIEPRHRFGLLSDELMSKIVAARNGFYENLPPELQNAVERYDPAKYIAAATVMDNVLFGRVGNNHPDAPDRIRSIVYAILDELGLYAEVLDVGLDFNVGSGGRRLTGGQRQKLDVARALLKRPDFLILNRPLSALDQRMQDKVLQNVLEEARRDGHSPAIVWVVTNPAMGMMFDRVVVFDSGQLVEDGTHETLLAESGIFKELLS
- a CDS encoding class I SAM-dependent methyltransferase, whose protein sequence is MDITQPRNAGTDGHEQALDLTRGIAAYVKHPLVAGLARVIAKHPQADIANAFNHKQVACKMWALDRLFESCSGRFGRIWVLGGWYGVLPAMLFNDARFDIAAVDSIDIDPEVAPVARTLNREAGDRFRALTDDMYALDYAAGQPDLVVNTSCEHIADLSAWLALLPRGTTVLLQSNDYFSEPTHINCVASLAAFEAMAALREIRFSGELPTKNYTRFMLIGTV
- a CDS encoding glycosyltransferase family 4 protein, with the protein product MQRRKIVVVLKGYPRLSETFIAQELLGLERAGFDLVIVALRRPTDAKRHPVHDEIKAPVHYLPEYLHDEPLRVVRALIACLPRPGFWRALRSLASDIPRDFTRNRVRRFGQALVLAAEWPQDAGWLHAHFVHTPASVTRYASLLRGLPWSCSAHAKDIWTSADWDLAGKLSSARWTVTCTKTGFDRLKELANGNSSVHLSYHGLDLDRFGSFGEARKQHDGSAPGEPVVVLSVGRAVEKKGYDTLLEALALLPADLAWRFEHIGGGEELERLKALARKLGLEGRVSWKGALAQKEVLEHYRSADIFALACRITANGDRDGLPNVLVEAASQRLACVSTDISGVPELISPDETGLLVPTEHPIALAQALERLIRDPLLRARLGEAAEGRVRSNFDHMASIGQLKQLFQQEWQAAE
- a CDS encoding glycosyltransferase family protein; translated protein: MKRLRAFFYVQHLLGIGHLARASRIAAALADDGFDVTVVTGGAPIAGFPGPGVKSVPLPTVTSGDEGFSGLVDLQGKPIDDDFKKWRSEMLLQAFRDCRPDIVIIEAFPFGRRQMRFELLPLIEAIEATSPRPLLATSVRDILQERVKPGRNEETVDLINRHFDLVMIHGDPAFATIDRTFPLAGAITAEVTYTGLVAAPPPPAASERFDVLVSVGGGAAGKHLVSSAIAAARNANNAWKWCLITGPNLPKDEFDAIARDATPGLSIFRFREDFASLLTGARLSVSQAGYNTVCDVLRAGCRSLLVPFAAGAETEQTVRALMLEELGLATVLMEKDLSPEGLAQAIEQALVGPTPPGHRLDLEGARHSAQILRERYRTWSVRS
- a CDS encoding glycosyltransferase family protein yields the protein MTQHAENARILMYSHDTFGLGHLQRCRTIAHSLVENFHGLQVLIISGATIAGAFDYRARVDFVKIPSVIKLRNGEYTSLEKDIDLHETLRMRQSIIRHTAETFRPDIFIVDKEPLGLRGEIEDTLSYLKTRGTTLVLGLREVMDAPHLLEAEWARNDVMRKIGLFYDKVWAYGPPDFYDPLTGLDVPPAVRAKMRFVGFLQRSLPRNELPGHRPEGDYILVTTGGGGDGAELIHDVIDAYQQDPRLQHRALIVLGPYMPARKRNKLLRKGAKIPYIKIIEFDNRMEDLIAGAKAVVAMGGYNTYCEILSFDKPALIVPRVEPREEQLIRARRAAELGLIEMLLPEEAKDSQRFADALVMLPDRPRPSQSNPHLTLEGLPHISEIVAELLDRRAGHHLSVIEGLN